tttaagctagttattaatttagtttagtagtaccgaagtaattataatgctatttgtacatatattcgagatatgagcaaaaataagaaaaaaggtacctttaaccctccctgcaccctcagcacaccccctaccctcgaggacttttagtatgtttatttagacaccacaaggtatataccaattttcaaaactactcgaattatttccgcagatttttctaatttgcttgggttatttcttaattttttaactttctcattgaccccccaaaagtagcccccatgcttaaaattcatttgtttacatgacttacatgtccgtctttgggtcactaattccACCAatttgtaccaaatttcaacttaattggtccagtagtttccgtgaaaataggctgtgacagacggacagacagacagacagacgcacgagtgatcctataaataagggttccgttttttctttttgaggaaaaatcataaaaggttagtagattttttgtgaaatatattattttctgaatttcttctaacaaaatcgatttacctacccatacaatacaataatataaaaatgtgacttgagcagcaaaaacgtgacttttagggaaacgaaacgtaacttatgactccagagccctggcaacactgaacttaataataataattgggcCCTGGGCctgcggcaccctaggttaggttttttataatctgtttatatattttatgtaatgttttgtaagtgtttttatattgtatttttatacgacagttcaaattgtaaaatcctaacctaagagTCAAGTTAAATAGAggaataataatttcagcctataaaCGTCCCaatgctgggcacaggcctcctctcatgcgcgagagggcttgggctatagtccccacgcttgcccaatgcggattggggacttcacatacacctttgaatttcttcgcagacgTATGCAGTTCTAAACTTAGTAGTTATTTACTTTATAGTTTGGAATTTTCTATGATCAATAACCTATTATTAAAAGCGGCctaaaaggatgactcacgctggaACGGCCTGGGTCCGGGCCttcattttctatagaaagcatcacgtgatcaccgaggCTTTGTGTGTGTGAGTGAGAGAAGTGACTTGCGATAGAAAACGGGACGGCTTGATCCGGACCCGAACCTTCAAGCGCGAGTCGTCGTTAAATCTGTAGGGAATAAGTTAGCTAGAACACAGCgatatcagagggtctaccgcgaaccaagttcgacgtgttgcctctctatcgcacttgtaaattcgtacgtaagtgtgacatggaggcaacacgtcgagcgtggttcgcggtaggccctcagtaggtacctacgtcatCTCACGTTCTATGAGCGTTATATTAAACTAACTTCCTAGTTTCTAAGCACTAGTTGAAGATTAGTTTCTGCCTGGTAAAAACAGGGCCGAGTAACTTCAAAGTTTGCGACCGACGACTCATATCGGTAGCTTTGATTTCAAGCATCAAAGCAATACTTTAAATTACTTAGAAAAGTAAAGTTTAATAGAAGAATAATTTAAAATACGAGGGCTATTGGTATTTGTATTTGGTGTACTGAACTGTCAACATTTTATAGAAAGTTCCGCACCAGCTTTCGTGATCACCTACTTATACAAAAGTGAACATATGTGTGACGCGTTATATAGCAGAAAAGTAGGGTATGTCTACATATTGGTAGTTGTAGATATGTAGAATGAATGATGAGTATGATTATGATTAGAATATCAAATTTCACCTGACAGCTACAAAGAGATAGAAACAGTCCAAAGATTGGACCGCTGGAGCTTTCCTTTACTCCctcctttttggggggtagccAGAGGTTAATCTCGTAGCTAGGACGCTAGATCACCTAAAGACCCATCACCTGTATTCCTCTCTTCCGTCCGGAAAGTGTTACTTGCTTACTTACATATACCCAAGGAACCGTCGTACCAAGTGGGGTcacctgagacaaaagtgccaGTATTAACTCTATTAATAATGACAATTCCAGCTTGGATTAAGACAAGAAGGCGCCATCCAAAATTTGTGTAGAAATAACTAGGTTTTGCACTTCACTTCACCTCCCTCTTCAACACCTTATTGAAGGATTTCGCTATAAtcgctaaaataaaataaaaaatactttaagGTTTGGTTAGTCTGTGCaccaaacaataaaatctgatcAGCCGTATTATCGCAATTAGATAAACAATCCATACCTTTATATTTCAAATATCTACGTAAAATTCAAATGCTAAATTCTGCATATTTTCCCTAACTGCAACGTATAAAGTGCACCCATGTTAATTGCTGAAGCATACCAACCACAAATGCCCTCACCCAGCTATCAAGCCTTTTCCATTCCAACGGCAACTGGAACTGTGACCACGAATTAATACAAGAGCTGTAAACAAAGCCTCGTTAAGGCACCGCAAGATGCCAGGCTGTTCAACGAAACCAGTATAAACTGGTCTTTGATGATACGTAGTTGTCGTGGATGTCGAGGTCTATTTGGTACCACTTGCAGCTAGTTCAATTGACGATAATATTATTGACTTGTTAAGGATGATCCGTGTCCGGGCCGAGGTTACAGGCTACCGAcacttcattttctatgacgggtgaTCGGGGATCACgagatgctttctatagaaaatgaaGTGTCGGACGCTTCGGCCGGGATCCGAACCGTTCTAACGCGAGTCATCCCTTACACGCCTAATATGTTGCTTTTCGGTAAAGGATAATATCGTAAGATAACCTGCATATTATACATCTGTAATAAGATTTGCAATAAGATTTAAGCTTAAAAGTATTGACGTTGTACGTTTTACCATACCCATacaacttattatttatttagtaaggAAACTGATGCATGGAGTGAACACTCTAAGCATAGTTATTTCTTTATATGTTTCTGTCGCAGCAGCAGGGGTAGGAAACTATAGAGCTAGGGTTTGTACGATgaatccgaaatgtatgggaagatccgcggatctggatccagatccggataattacatacatttcggatccggattgcaaaccctatatAGAGCGTTCGGGCTTTTTCGGCTCCGTTCGGTTCAGCATTGctacgagcaattattagggttggcacaacttgacgtccctttgcttGCACagccacagataagataattacttgaatgtTGACAaacctaaatagccgaaagggatagtgctacattagaaagggataccatgattcgtccctgaaccgctgtcaaacttcggtattgtaggaagtttcctttctgtacggtagtactatacTTATTCTGTGGCAGCAGTAAAGACATGCAATAACGCCGGGTCCACACTCGGTTAATTACACTGAGCACCGGCGACGCCGGCTAATGGATGTTCCCAGCATATTAACAACTATTACTTTACCTGCTATGCAACGTATTGTAAAGTTTTTAATATTATGTAGTGAACTTATAGTTAAACGAGTCCGTCTAAACTAACTCTGCACCAGCATTGCAGAAACAAAGTGTGGCGGGACCACTATAAACAACATATGTATTTTCATTCGGATTTGAGGTGGTACTCCCACAATTTGTTAGTGAAAATTctttgcagagttagcttggtcagGTATCgacattataaaacaaaataatttaatacagtggtactactaaactaaattaataactagcttaaatctaaaataggccaaGAGCCTATGCACtggtaccaaggatgctggcggcatttcctcgttgtatcgcaatgctgatacgttgtgcgacgAAGCCGCCAGCTCTCCGGTCACCAGTTActtcaaccagacgcttcgcgatatTATTAACTTTGAACAGTCCGTCCGATAAAGTTGAGCTATCTATTCTATGGCAGAAGACATGCAATAACGCCACGTCCACACTTGGTTAATTACACTGAACACCAGCGACGCCAGCTAATGGATGTTCCCAGCATATTAACAACAATTACTTTACCTGGCATGGAACATCGTGTATAATTAAATTCTGAATTTGAACAGAATGACTTGAAACAAACAATACGAATATTTCCATCCTAATGAACGTGAACACCACTGTTCTTACAAAACTCTCTGTTAACAAAATCAATAATTGTAGGTGTCTCAAAGCAAATGTACTGGAAGTAAAGAGACGTCTCCACTGGCTTGGAGTGTAATGTCCAACAAACTTTTGCAATAATTTTGTCTTTCCCTTAGTAAATAAGAGGAAGAAGTGATCGCGACAAAGATAGGACAAGTTTAATCAATAATTTGTTCATTTAAGATTAGGAGTTAAGTGGATTAACGATTTAAGTTCTTAACTTTAACTTCTTATTTCATTAGCCTTTTTACTGTCAAGACAAGTTAAAATATAAACCGTATTAAAAACATGATGGGTACCTCTGGTTACTTTTTGATAATGTCCGCCATAACGCTTACAAAAAGCGTTCTTGACGATATGAGCCTTTAAGTGGTTTTAgcgtttaattaaatttttaccTAGTTCCACTGGACGGATGGAGCATAAGATAAACTGCTAGCAAATCAGGCCTTTCTCAAAAATAACACTTTCCAAAAAAACCTGTTCCTTTAAAACGAGACTAAACATTTAGCTAAATTAAACGAAGTCAGATCTGATTCTCTTTCCATTCATTTCCACTACATTTGAGGCCTTGTGTAATGTCGGATCAAATGGTTTAAATCATGTACATTTATTGGTTAGGCAAGCGTGGACGAGTCGAGCTCGCGAGCGAGCCAATGACACATGACCTGGAGCCCATTTCTaaaacggtattagactaataatattagtccacgaactgtcaaatcgtatgggttgtcATGACAACACATTCGTATGGGTTGTTCGACAAATGGGCCCCTGACCAATGACCCCTGACctgaaatgtaataaatatgcgTTCCTACTTGCATAGGATGTTAAAAGGAGGGAAAAGGTGCTTGCTTATGTTATTATATCTACCTGTACCTCTTCTTTCTAGAAAGTATCCTGCAAAAAAGTAGATGTAGGTAATAACGGATTATTGAAGAGCACACTTACACTGGAGGCCTCTTCGAATTTCAACTGCGTGTTATGAGCTTGTGTGTAATACACAGACACACAAGCTCATAGTACGCACTGGTTGGACTGAGATCGCTTCACGCGTGTTCGTTAAGCAAGTGTAACATAGATCCAGATCGCCGCGAGCATGGCTGATAAAATGGCGCGTCTGCAGAGATTTACGTCGGCCTAAGTGTGTTTTATGTTTTATGGCTTATAGATGGGAACTCTGGAAGTAATGAGTATCTGTTATGAGAAATATTTATCGTTGTATTATGGGTTCATTATATAAAAATACTGGAATTTTTTTCTCGACACAGTTCCTACATATATCTTGAGTATcgttaaaatataaaactggACTGAATTTTGTTTCTTTGGAAAGTAGGTAATGATAAACTTAAATTAGGGTATAATAATAAAACTCAAATGTTAAGAGAAACTACAAAACTATTCCCTTATTCATCGATATACCTTTTATTTTCAATGTTTTTCTCCCTTAGTTTATACTACCCTTAGGCGACCCGCCTTTTTCAAGTTACTACTGCTATGTTATTTTGGCTTGCTCTTGGTTAGCATAATAAAATCTACTGCGAACCTTGCGAATTGACTTTTCATTATGGAAAGATAAACTTCGCCTGTACCGTTTTGCATATAAAGTCCCTAAAagatttttctttcttttcagATGGATCTCCCCAGTAACGTCTAACTCACACAAATGGCTTGGTTCTCGTAAACATTGCTAAGAATATGCTTTGTGACGATCTATGAGCAAATATGGACAAGAACTCTAAGAAGAAGAATCATGCCAATGGTAAATATAAAAAGAATAACAAAACAGACAATTATAGACTCGATGATGAAATTGATACTACTTGTTGCTTCTGCATCAAAACCAAAAAGAGTCAAAAGAAAAGTCTCATCGCTGGATGCGTCACGAACTTAGGAATATTTGCTCTTCTTCTCGGATATACTCTTTTAGGAGCGTTTGTGTTCCTTGCCATAGAAGGGAATGCCTCGAAAGTCCATCAGAAGACCTTGGCTACCACGTCATACCAGGCGAACGAGGTCGCGAAGACTGTTCCTATCTCAAAACTGAACGGAACAATCGCGCAAGCTAGCGCGGAGTTGAGGTCACAGACTGTTGAAAGCATTTGGGAGATCACCGTATCTTTGAATATTCTTTACAAAGAGAACTGGACGAGGCTAGCTGCCCAGGAAATTGCGAGGTTTCAGGAGAAGTTGGTAGCAAGAGTGGCGGCAGATGTGTCCGCTCAGTACGGAGGTGCTAGAGCGCTGGAGTCGGCGCCAGCTCTGATAGTGGATGACTATGAATGGAATTTTGCCAAAGCCTTCCTGTACTCATTAACAGTTCTTACGACAATAGGTGAGTTATTTTCAAGCACACGATATTCTAATAAGTATCACATTGCCTTTTATAATTTCTACTTTACTACCAGTATTATAacaattaattacaaaaaaaataactgctTAATAAGTTCAATAACTCCGCCCAAACTTAATTTGGTACCTATGAATCTCATAGtactttataataatattttgaatgtgCCTAAAACAAGTATTTTAACACAGAACTTTCTTATGCAGGTTATGGCAGTGTGGCTCCGAGGACGGCATTAGGGAAGGCTGTTACCATTGGATACGCTGTCATAGGGATACCCTTAACCCTACTCTATCTATCTGTTGTCGGCGCCTTACTGTCAAGAGTCGCAAGAAGCATATTCAGCAGGGCACTCTGCTGCTGTCTATGTACAAAATGTGGATATTGCTGCCTCGACGAGAGAACTATAGGAGGTAAAGACAGAAAAGATAAAGTAAGAAGACAAGATGACTACAGAAACCCATCATTACACCTTCAAGAACCGTATTACGTTCGGTCACCATCAGGTACCATTATTTCGGCATCTCAAGCGCACAGCGTCAGTACAACTTCTATAAAAGATAAAAACCAAAGCTTAAGCTTCCTCCGCGACTGCGATTCCTTGAGCTGCACAGACACCGACTCAAAAGTCTCCTTGCACGGTTTCTCGATTCTCGCTCCTCTCTCTTTGTGCCTAGCTGCcatttttacatatatttttttcggtgCTTTAGTTCTTTATCAGTTGGAAGGCTGGAGCCCTATCGACGGCGTTTACTTTTGTTTTATGAGCCTAAGCACGATTGGCTTTGGTCATTTAGCGCCAGGGGCTACTCAGAAAAGTGGAGCTTCCACTGGAACCGTATGGTTTTGCTCGATTTATATAATGACCGGTTTAGCTCTCACTGCGATGTGCTTCAACGTTCTGCATGACGAAATCGTCCACCGCCTAAGACACCACAAGAAAATCATCAAGAGCACTCAGAAGGTGTTAACGCCAGAGTTCTTGCATCGGTCTTGACGAGATGAAAGTGCTGAACTGACTGAAGACAGTTTGATTGATTCTGAAGGAGAGTCGTTGCCAGAGGTCCTTCACCATGTTTCTCGACGTTGTAAGGGGGGAATAATCCGTCGCTCAGTGTACACACTCCGGACAGAGAAGCAGCCAGATAGAACGACTTCCATGTAATATAGGACGCATTATCTCAGAGAGTACCTACCCTTGATATTTTTCCCTTTAGATATTAGAAATGGACAATTGTTTTATTGGTAGAAAAATAATCTTTTTTCTTTCAATAAACAATCAACATTACACAATGTAAGGAGTTCATATTAAACCCTCAGGTAACATTAGCCTCTGATTTTGGCGTGATATTAATACCTTTTTACGCATAGCTTCAGAGATGTCATTATCtaagataatataatatttaaaactttcgcgttttgaacacatattaactcacatttatagacgggtctatagcgaatttattttattacctttaccACGActagtgaaacctgtgtcgaaacgtcggtaaataaaggtaataaaataaattcgcgatagatccgtctataaatgtgagttaatatctAAGATAATGTTAATTTATAAACAATTGCCATTAAAAATATACACCCGTACTTTACGGAGTGCAagagacagagagagagagagagagtgagTGAGAGGTGCAGCTAATGTAGACAAGTAAAAACAAATTAGCTCTTGATACACCACCACCACTGATACCACCTGTACCATTCCAGACTTGCAAAAATCTTTGTGTCGTATTATTTAGGAAATGACATTCCTGAGAGCCACATTGATAGAGGAAGCTCACGTACTCAATAAAGTAATGACTGAccatatttgttaattattttatatagaGTAGAGAATGATATACAAGTAGAATCATTATTAAAAGAAAGAGGAGCTTTGTTGAAAGTCCTATTAAGACTAAATATAACCTAACTACAGGGATGGGCGGTCAAACCCGATAAATCGAGATATTTTGTCAGTTAAATAAGAACTCTACGCACGTCACATATAGTTCTAATTTCAAATAGGTGCAAATGGTTGCACGACTTATTGGGTTTTACCGCACACCCctcgaaaacaaaaaaaagttatgtaatgttttaaagaaattttatgtaatgtttttggcatcgtttattgtaaataaaaactACATTTATCTTGAACTTTCAAGGATATTtcacattattttataatttgacTAAAAtagatttgtgttttttaaattatttataaatattcctAGAATAAATAGGAATGTATGAGTATAATGTTTTATCTGTATTTAAAAAATGTCTTCAAGGGTCAATTTATTGTACCTATAAGTACTAACaatacatttttttgcaaataacCTGACCAACTTTAACCATAGGAATAATGCCTAATTTTTTTAGAATTAAATAGAGACAGAAACGAATAGTTTACGATAACGTTTATTTTCAAGAGTCCTTATTAAGCGAATGTCAAGCGCCCCTCTTctaccagggggccgatttttgaatttctaccgcttgatttcgtgtatttcgttcaataatatttatactACGAGGCATTTcaatcaaacatcaaacatcaaacatcaacatttattaagcaaataggccacaagggcacttttacacgtcatcattgaatttacataattacaagcaaaaacaaacaattcaatctaacgtattacaattactaagagatgtatatggtctcttaatgtcgaattacataaaaaaatacagatacaaaacacaaaaaaaaaatctataatagaAATCTACAAATAGAATTGAAAAttagtggtcaataccactagattcccaatttctatcgcttgtatttcaaaaatagcATTACGCCGTTTTCcacagattttcgagtgacAAAATCGTGCGCTCGAAATGCAAAAATCGGCATGCGCCTCCGCGGATGTCGAAAATTGTAATTTCGTTAGCAGCCTGTATTACTCTTGCCTATTAGATTGGACCTCATTTCCTCGTATTACCGGAACGgaatacattgttaaaatttGTCAGGTTATTGAAACGTAAGTTGGAAAATATTGCAACTACCAACAGAGACATTTGTTAAAAATGTCGGCCAATGTCgattttttaaggttccgtgcCCATGggttaaaaacgggatcctattactgagactccactgtccgtctgtccatctgtcaccaggctgtatctcgtgaaccgtgatacctagacaattgaaattttcacagatgatgtatttctgttactaaaaagtacctacgcggaaccctcggtgggcgagtccgactcgcacttgtgcGGTTTTTTACTAAAGTAATGTAGTTTAATTGAATTCCTAAAGCAATTCGGAAAGATACTGAACCACGGTTATAAACCTATTAATTGTACTTTCAGTGTGACTATTTATTAAAGATTGAATCTAAATTGGTTTAACATGGGACAAATATCTTTCTGAAAAATTCCTATttatgattaatttaatagaaaATCAGAAGACTCACAATAATGAATTGAATAGGTAGCTCATACAAAGTGTGAATTGAAGTGTCAGTTTTTGTGCAATTGTATGAAGTGTATGATAGACTTTTGGgaatagaaaaataaaacagttttaatcACATTtgcgtttgatttttttttgtgatagaAGGTACTATTTGAAACAGCTCTAATCAGTTATAGACACCAAAACACAAAAGGGATACTAAGgcggtggtactggtgctcgacctgctaatgcccaatagatgacaccctgctgtcacctgcTGTTACCCAATTAATAAAGGTAGGTAAACGAACAGAAAGGTCTTCTGTAAGACTAGGGAAAATAAGTCCTATTAAATGACGACCCATGAATTTCATGTAACGCGTGTTAAAAAGCTTTTGTTCCTACATAATTTGAGAGTTCTAATATTTAAGGACTCAAGTCTTAACACAAGATTCAAGTCTGGAGGAACTCAAGTTCAGACTAATTGAATAGACTTAATCgcctatttaagttttaagatttacctccgacgtttcgaggacggcgagGTGGAGGAggatttaataatgtgtaaaaatcgtgaaagtttaaatcagtgtaattGAATAGAGTTTGAAAAACTGTGTACCTGAGTTtgttaaggttgactcacgttagaacggCAATGGTCCGGGCCGAGGTATCCGGTGCTtacgttttctatagaaagcatcacgatcatctgtcatagaaaacgaagtgtcggtTGCATCGGCGTGGATCCGGGCCGTTCTGGAGTGACCGATCCTTTACGCATGTGATATGTGTAACATACTTAACAGGGAAGTGCATGTTTCCAGTTTTTACATAAGCCTGTGTTAATAAGGGatacttataaaatttatatCAAGCCCAAAAGATTTATAACAGCGCCATcaatttctatttatttattacaaggaTAATGTCCCAATTTCGTAGCACCCATAATCTCTGTCATTACTTAACTGCGCAAAAAAGTACCcattaccatggtataataatatactccgcctggtactccattcccgtcttttctaggtcacctaactgacacggacctacgtcatcatgcgacagcgctatatgataatatgcgatagcgctatatatagcggccatgttgttgtgacgtaggcccgtgtcactctgggaatggaagaccatgt
The window above is part of the Cydia splendana chromosome 19, ilCydSple1.2, whole genome shotgun sequence genome. Proteins encoded here:
- the LOC134800201 gene encoding potassium channel subfamily K member 18-like, producing MDKNSKKKNHANGKYKKNNKTDNYRLDDEIDTTCCFCIKTKKSQKKSLIAGCVTNLGIFALLLGYTLLGAFVFLAIEGNASKVHQKTLATTSYQANEVAKTVPISKLNGTIAQASAELRSQTVESIWEITVSLNILYKENWTRLAAQEIARFQEKLVARVAADVSAQYGGARALESAPALIVDDYEWNFAKAFLYSLTVLTTIGYGSVAPRTALGKAVTIGYAVIGIPLTLLYLSVVGALLSRVARSIFSRALCCCLCTKCGYCCLDERTIGGKDRKDKVRRQDDYRNPSLHLQEPYYVRSPSGTIISASQAHSVSTTSIKDKNQSLSFLRDCDSLSCTDTDSKVSLHGFSILAPLSLCLAAIFTYIFFGALVLYQLEGWSPIDGVYFCFMSLSTIGFGHLAPGATQKSGASTGTVWFCSIYIMTGLALTAMCFNVLHDEIVHRLRHHKKIIKSTQKVLTPEFLHRS